A region of Candidatus Binatia bacterium DNA encodes the following proteins:
- the rfbC gene encoding dTDP-4-dehydrorhamnose 3,5-epimerase, translating into MKVLQTELPGVLVIEPTVHRDARGFFVETYQAKRYAEAGVDATFVQDNHSCSARGTVRGLHAQLARPQAKLVRVLRGAIWDVVVDVRRGSPTFKRWIGVELTQDNFRQIYVPIGFAHGFCVTSDVAEVEYKCSDYYQPGDELGLAWNDPELAIPWPVAEPLLSDKDRAGKPLAELLDRLPRYEGR; encoded by the coding sequence TTGAAGGTGCTGCAGACCGAGCTGCCCGGCGTGCTCGTCATCGAGCCGACCGTGCACCGCGACGCCCGCGGCTTCTTCGTCGAGACGTACCAGGCCAAGCGCTACGCCGAGGCCGGCGTCGACGCGACCTTCGTGCAGGACAACCACTCGTGCTCCGCGCGTGGCACCGTGCGCGGTCTGCACGCGCAGCTCGCGCGCCCGCAGGCGAAGCTCGTGCGCGTGCTGCGCGGCGCGATCTGGGACGTCGTGGTCGACGTCCGGCGCGGCTCGCCGACCTTCAAGCGCTGGATCGGCGTCGAGCTCACGCAGGACAACTTCCGCCAGATCTACGTGCCGATCGGCTTCGCGCACGGCTTCTGCGTGACGAGCGACGTCGCCGAGGTCGAGTACAAGTGCAGCGACTACTACCAGCCGGGTGACGAGCTCGGGCTCGCCTGGAACGATCCGGAGCTCGCGATCCCCTGGCCGGTCGCGGAGCCGCTGCTGTCGGACAAGGACCGCGCCGGGAAGCCGCTCGCCGAGCTGCTCGACCGTCTGCCGCGCTACGAGGGACGGTGA
- the rfbA gene encoding glucose-1-phosphate thymidylyltransferase RfbA: MTPPDAARTPPRPRSGSEIKGILLAGGSGTRLYPVTRATSKQLLPIYDKPMIYYPLATLMLAGIRDVLVITTPHEQDAFRRLLDDGSDVGIRIQYAVQPRPEGLAQSFIIGREFVGTSRVALALGDNIFHGHGFADYLRAAVERESGATVFGYWVKDPERYGVVEFDEQGRAVGLEEKPKQPRSSYAVTGLYFYDNRVLEVAAGLKPSARGELEITDVNIDYLRRGELHVEKLGRGIAWLDTGTHEALLQASNFIQAIEERQGLKVACIEEIAWRMGYIGARDVERIARSMHTTGYGQYLLRILEQET; this comes from the coding sequence ATGACCCCGCCGGACGCGGCGCGCACGCCCCCTCGCCCGAGGTCGGGCTCGGAGATCAAGGGCATCCTGCTCGCTGGCGGCTCGGGCACGCGCCTCTACCCGGTGACGCGCGCGACCTCGAAGCAGCTGCTGCCGATCTACGACAAGCCGATGATCTACTACCCGCTGGCGACGCTCATGCTCGCCGGCATCCGCGACGTGCTGGTGATCACGACGCCGCACGAGCAGGACGCCTTCCGCCGCCTGCTCGACGACGGCAGCGACGTCGGCATCCGCATCCAGTACGCGGTGCAGCCGCGCCCCGAAGGGCTCGCGCAGTCGTTCATCATCGGCCGCGAGTTCGTCGGCACGTCGCGGGTCGCGCTGGCGCTCGGCGACAACATCTTCCACGGCCACGGCTTCGCCGACTACCTGCGCGCGGCGGTCGAGCGCGAGAGCGGCGCGACCGTGTTCGGCTACTGGGTCAAGGATCCCGAGCGCTACGGCGTCGTCGAGTTCGACGAGCAGGGACGCGCGGTCGGGCTCGAGGAGAAGCCGAAGCAGCCGCGCTCGTCGTACGCGGTGACCGGGCTCTACTTCTACGACAACCGCGTCCTCGAGGTCGCAGCGGGCTTGAAGCCATCGGCCCGCGGCGAGCTCGAGATCACCGACGTCAACATCGACTACCTGCGGCGCGGCGAGCTGCACGTCGAGAAGCTCGGACGCGGCATCGCCTGGCTCGACACCGGGACGCACGAGGCGCTGCTGCAGGCGTCGAACTTCATTCAGGCGATCGAGGAGCGCCAGGGCCTCAAGGTCGCCTGCATCGAAGAGATCGCCTGGCGCATGGGCTACATCGGCGCTCGGGACGTCGAGCGCATCGCGCGCAGCATGCACACGACCGGCTACGGCCAGTACTTGCTGCGCATCCTCGAACAGGAGACGTGA
- the rfbB gene encoding dTDP-glucose 4,6-dehydratase, with product MRSMIVTGGAGFIGANFVRLALARTDARVVVLDKLTYAGNLESLRDVERDPRFVFVHGDIADGELVGRLLREHRPTWIVNFAAESHVDRSIDGPRAFVQTNTVGAFELLEASRLWLAELPEDERRAFRFLHVSTDEVYGSLGPTGAFSETTPYAPNSPYSASKAAADHLVRAYHETYGLPVLITNCSNNYGPFQYPEKLIPLMLLNAIEGRELPIYGDGGNVRDWLYVEDHCDGIWRVLEAGVPGDKYNIGGYGEMTNLALVDRLCALLDELLPPRDNPALAGRNLKSYAELKRFVADRPGHDRRYAIDSSKISRELGWKPAHDIDSGLAATVRWYLDNRDWCEAVQAGKYRRERLGTAARADAADGAR from the coding sequence ATGCGGAGCATGATCGTGACCGGCGGCGCCGGCTTCATCGGCGCCAACTTCGTCCGCCTCGCGCTCGCGCGCACCGACGCCCGCGTCGTGGTGCTCGACAAGCTGACCTACGCCGGCAACCTCGAGAGCCTGCGCGACGTCGAGCGCGACCCGCGCTTCGTCTTCGTGCACGGCGACATCGCGGACGGCGAGCTGGTCGGACGCCTGCTGCGCGAGCACCGGCCGACGTGGATCGTCAACTTCGCCGCCGAGTCGCACGTCGACCGCTCGATCGACGGCCCGCGCGCCTTCGTCCAGACCAACACCGTCGGCGCCTTCGAGCTGCTCGAGGCGTCGCGGCTCTGGCTCGCGGAGCTGCCCGAGGACGAGCGCCGTGCGTTCCGCTTCCTGCACGTCTCGACCGACGAGGTGTACGGCAGCCTCGGCCCGACCGGCGCCTTCTCGGAAACGACGCCCTACGCGCCGAACTCGCCGTACTCGGCGAGCAAGGCGGCGGCCGACCATCTGGTGCGCGCCTACCACGAGACCTACGGCCTGCCGGTCCTGATCACCAACTGCTCGAACAACTACGGCCCGTTCCAGTATCCCGAGAAACTGATTCCGCTGATGCTGCTCAACGCGATCGAGGGCCGCGAGCTGCCGATCTACGGCGACGGCGGCAACGTCCGCGACTGGCTCTACGTCGAGGACCACTGCGACGGCATCTGGCGCGTCCTCGAGGCCGGCGTGCCGGGCGACAAGTACAACATCGGCGGGTACGGCGAGATGACCAACCTCGCGCTCGTCGACCGGCTGTGCGCGCTGCTCGACGAGCTGCTGCCGCCGCGCGACAACCCGGCGCTCGCCGGACGCAACCTCAAGAGCTACGCCGAGCTCAAGCGCTTCGTCGCCGACCGTCCGGGCCACGACCGTCGCTACGCGATCGACAGCAGCAAGATCTCGCGCGAGCTCGGCTGGAAGCCCGCGCACGACATCGACTCGGGCCTCGCCGCCACCGTCCGCTGGTACCTCGACAACCGCGACTGGTGCGAGGCGGTGCAGGCGGGCAAGTACCGCCGCGAGCGGCTCGGCACGGCCGCGCGCGCGGACGCGGCGGACGGAGCGCGATGA
- a CDS encoding DUF4301 family protein yields MAEGLLHEEDLRRIAERGLAAEDVQRQLALLRDPPPHTRLERACRPGDGIRVLTDDEVASALRLHAEAAENGRFSAFVPASGAATRMFRALLAVLDENRDVRRSDLERRAADGDGDAREVLAFVDGLRRFAFFEKLCDAMRAHGLDPEDARREGRVGAILEHLLTERGLHYAALPKGLLLFHRYPDGPRTPLEEHLVEAARYARSREGVARLHVTVSPQHLAGFRELLATAQRRHEQRLDTRFEVSFSHQEPSTDTVAVDLEGNPFRDASGALLFRPGGHGSLLTNLERTGADLVYVKNIDNVVPDRLKEPIVHWRKVLGGVLLGLQAKAFAALARLERDAGEDAVVAAAQVLERDLEVATPEGFATWPLERRRAWVLAKLDRPLRVCGMVRCSGDPGGGPFWVRSASGEVTRQIVETAQVDTRDPEQRALLGTSTHFNPVDLVCALRDHRGRPYELQKHVDRQAVFIAEKSHGGRKLRALEHPGLWNGSMADWNTVFVEVPAETFNPVKTVNDLLSPAHQ; encoded by the coding sequence ATGGCCGAGGGGTTGCTGCACGAGGAGGATCTGCGCCGCATCGCCGAACGCGGGCTCGCCGCAGAGGACGTGCAGAGACAGCTCGCGCTGCTGCGCGATCCGCCGCCGCACACCCGTCTCGAGCGCGCCTGCCGTCCGGGCGACGGCATCCGCGTGCTCACCGACGACGAGGTGGCGAGCGCGCTGCGCCTGCACGCCGAGGCCGCCGAGAACGGCCGCTTCTCCGCCTTCGTGCCCGCGTCGGGCGCGGCGACGCGCATGTTCCGCGCGCTGCTCGCGGTGCTCGACGAAAACCGCGACGTGCGGCGCAGCGACCTCGAGCGCCGCGCGGCCGACGGTGACGGCGACGCGCGCGAGGTGCTCGCCTTCGTCGACGGCCTCCGGCGCTTCGCGTTCTTCGAGAAGCTCTGCGACGCGATGCGCGCGCACGGCCTCGATCCCGAGGACGCACGGCGCGAGGGACGCGTCGGCGCGATCCTCGAGCACCTGCTGACCGAGCGCGGCCTGCACTACGCCGCGCTGCCCAAGGGCCTGCTGCTCTTCCACCGCTATCCCGACGGTCCGCGGACGCCGCTCGAGGAGCACCTGGTCGAGGCGGCGCGCTACGCGCGCAGCCGCGAGGGCGTGGCGCGCCTGCACGTCACGGTGTCGCCGCAGCACCTCGCGGGCTTCCGCGAGCTGCTCGCCACGGCGCAGCGGCGCCACGAGCAGCGCCTCGACACCCGCTTCGAGGTGAGCTTCTCGCACCAGGAGCCCTCCACCGACACCGTCGCGGTCGACCTCGAGGGCAACCCGTTCCGCGACGCGAGCGGCGCCCTGCTCTTCCGTCCGGGCGGCCACGGCTCGCTGCTCACCAACCTCGAGCGCACCGGCGCCGACCTGGTCTACGTCAAGAACATCGACAACGTCGTGCCCGACCGCCTGAAGGAGCCCATCGTCCACTGGCGCAAGGTGCTCGGTGGCGTCCTGCTCGGCCTGCAGGCGAAGGCCTTCGCGGCGCTGGCACGGCTCGAGCGCGACGCCGGCGAGGACGCCGTCGTGGCCGCGGCGCAGGTCCTCGAGCGCGACCTCGAGGTCGCGACGCCGGAGGGCTTCGCGACCTGGCCGCTCGAGCGCCGGCGCGCCTGGGTCCTCGCCAAGCTCGACCGTCCGCTGCGCGTCTGCGGCATGGTGCGCTGCTCCGGCGATCCGGGCGGCGGTCCGTTCTGGGTGCGCAGCGCGTCCGGCGAGGTCACGCGGCAGATCGTCGAGACCGCGCAGGTCGACACGCGCGACCCCGAGCAGCGCGCGCTGCTCGGCACGTCGACGCACTTCAACCCGGTCGACCTGGTGTGCGCGCTGCGCGACCACCGCGGACGTCCGTACGAGCTCCAGAAGCACGTCGACCGGCAGGCGGTGTTCATCGCCGAGAAGTCGCACGGCGGCCGGAAGCTGCGCGCGCTCGAGCACCCGGGGCTGTGGAACGGCTCGATGGCGGACTGGAACACGGTGTTCGTCGAGGTGCCGGCCGAGACCTTCAACCCGGTGAAGACGGTCAACGACCTGCTGTCGCCGGCGCACCAGTAG
- a CDS encoding cupin domain-containing protein, with protein MTLSPRRARRRTSPPRAVALACAVCLACGGPVGAQVASLDDVIAAHPIDPARGAQVTEVLRGQSASVNVWQLTSEMPPHLHREHEEVIVVRSGRARARIGDQTIELGPGDAVLVPRDTVHGARVISEEPMVGFSVFAPAFDGKDRVPAPEAGTPTKAEPRAPTPPDPTASAQPDLSAPTKPEPTASPRPAPSAPAQDDSRAGSR; from the coding sequence ATGACGCTTTCCCCTCGGCGCGCGAGACGACGCACGAGCCCGCCGCGCGCGGTCGCCCTCGCCTGCGCGGTCTGCCTCGCCTGCGGCGGCCCAGTCGGCGCGCAGGTCGCGAGCCTCGACGACGTGATCGCCGCGCACCCCATCGATCCCGCGCGCGGCGCGCAGGTCACCGAGGTGCTGCGCGGCCAGTCGGCGAGCGTCAACGTGTGGCAGCTCACGAGCGAGATGCCGCCGCACCTGCACCGCGAGCACGAGGAGGTGATCGTCGTGCGCAGCGGACGCGCGCGGGCGCGCATCGGTGACCAGACCATCGAGCTCGGACCGGGCGACGCGGTTCTCGTGCCGCGCGACACCGTGCACGGCGCGCGCGTGATCTCCGAGGAGCCGATGGTCGGCTTCTCGGTGTTCGCGCCCGCCTTCGACGGCAAGGATCGCGTCCCCGCGCCCGAGGCCGGCACGCCGACGAAGGCCGAGCCCCGCGCGCCAACCCCGCCCGACCCGACCGCGTCGGCGCAGCCTGACCTCAGCGCGCCAACGAAGCCCGAGCCGACCGCGTCGCCGCGACCCGCGCCGAGCGCGCCGGCGCAGGATGATTCCCGCGCCGGATCACGATAG
- a CDS encoding TetR family transcriptional regulator codes for MASEAQKTAPVEAGSTATRILDAAEALFAERGFAGVSVREIAGQVGLNQASIYNHFPSKQALYEAVLQRGLQPILDLLAECAPVLHEERERDRLLEQLVEHLWRTPHLPKLIQREVLDGGEYLERLADHWLKPIYQQGRQAVLATPGVGDWPEQDLPLLILGMYHLLFGHFSSAALLERLIGQPALSPEMKRAHLAFVKRASERLLRA; via the coding sequence ATGGCGAGCGAAGCGCAGAAGACCGCGCCGGTCGAGGCGGGATCCACCGCGACCCGCATCCTCGACGCCGCCGAGGCCTTATTCGCCGAGCGCGGCTTCGCCGGCGTCTCCGTGCGCGAGATCGCGGGCCAGGTCGGGCTCAACCAGGCGAGCATCTACAACCACTTCCCGAGCAAGCAGGCGCTCTACGAGGCGGTGCTGCAGCGCGGGCTGCAGCCGATCCTCGACCTGCTCGCCGAGTGCGCGCCCGTGCTGCACGAGGAGCGCGAGCGCGACCGGTTGCTCGAGCAGCTCGTCGAGCACCTGTGGCGCACGCCGCACCTGCCGAAGCTGATCCAGCGCGAGGTGCTCGACGGCGGCGAGTACCTCGAGCGGCTCGCCGACCACTGGCTGAAGCCGATCTACCAGCAGGGACGCCAGGCGGTGCTCGCCACCCCCGGCGTCGGCGACTGGCCCGAGCAGGACCTGCCGCTGCTGATCCTCGGCATGTACCACCTGCTGTTCGGGCACTTCTCGTCGGCGGCGCTGCTCGAGCGGCTGATCGGCCAGCCGGCGCTCTCCCCGGAGATGAAGCGCGCGCACCTCGCCTTCGTGAAGCGCGCAAGCGAAAGATTGCTCAGGGCTTGA
- a CDS encoding prolyl oligopeptidase family serine peptidase yields the protein MMLRTLLGILLVAAAACKPAVRRPDPASLVPAAAPAPAAATEPATAPRACDPCPEPEKVSATIDNGWITVALTLPAQPSGPLPVVISPIVPDADLLDRGFGVVRFHTNWELLRGFKKASEASGSSAGLEDTTNLPVRDEDSHTVGSWLLAAPRPGIVGRAYFEIISTDAEHSIPRVIDWILENPRVDPQRIAITGSSTSGFTALQAMAHDPRIAVGVVRVACGDYLTFLRSSSLALNDDPRWLPNGKLELDPDYAVEIAAREPIRNANRYPPRPLLLLAGELDRAIPYACVENTVTRFRAAYEARGVPDHFRFVPYSGQGHNLAGVDGEVLGWLERWLKP from the coding sequence ATGATGCTCCGCACGCTGCTCGGCATCCTTCTCGTCGCGGCGGCCGCGTGCAAGCCCGCCGTGCGTCGGCCCGATCCCGCGTCGCTCGTCCCCGCCGCGGCCCCCGCGCCGGCCGCGGCCACCGAGCCCGCAACGGCACCCCGCGCCTGCGATCCCTGCCCGGAGCCGGAGAAGGTCTCGGCGACCATCGACAACGGCTGGATCACGGTCGCGCTGACGCTGCCGGCGCAGCCATCCGGGCCGCTGCCGGTCGTGATCTCGCCCATCGTCCCCGACGCGGATCTGCTCGATCGCGGCTTCGGGGTCGTGCGCTTCCACACCAACTGGGAGCTGCTGCGCGGCTTCAAGAAGGCGTCGGAGGCCTCCGGCTCGAGCGCGGGGCTCGAGGACACGACCAACCTCCCCGTGCGCGACGAGGACTCGCACACGGTCGGGAGCTGGCTCCTCGCCGCGCCGCGCCCCGGCATCGTCGGACGCGCCTACTTCGAGATCATCTCGACGGACGCCGAGCACAGCATCCCGCGCGTCATCGACTGGATCCTCGAGAACCCCCGCGTCGACCCGCAGCGCATCGCGATCACCGGCAGCTCGACGAGCGGCTTCACCGCGCTGCAGGCGATGGCGCACGACCCGCGCATCGCGGTCGGCGTCGTGCGGGTCGCGTGCGGCGACTACCTCACGTTCCTGCGCTCGTCGTCGCTCGCGCTGAACGACGACCCGCGTTGGCTGCCGAACGGCAAGCTCGAGCTCGACCCAGACTACGCGGTCGAGATCGCGGCGCGCGAGCCGATCCGCAACGCGAACCGCTACCCGCCGCGACCGCTGCTGCTGCTCGCCGGCGAGCTCGACCGCGCGATCCCGTACGCGTGCGTCGAGAACACGGTGACGCGCTTCCGCGCGGCGTACGAGGCGCGCGGCGTCCCCGACCACTTCCGCTTCGTCCCCTACTCGGGGCAGGGACACAATCTCGCGGGCGTCGACGGCGAGGTGCTCGGCTGGCTCGAGCGCTGGCTCAAGCCCTGA
- the sufT gene encoding putative Fe-S cluster assembly protein SufT translates to MSESNQWIELTRDCEAVMIPAGHTVLLPQGTKAVITQSLGGSFTVHVPEYGGLLRISSRDADAVGMEPAPEPEVPAASGEKLTPEELEPLVWQQLKTCYDPEIPVNIVDLGLVYDMQIKPLDDGRNRVDVKMTLTAQGCGMGASIAADARYKILGLPGVAEAEVEIVWTPVWNPNMISPEGRAKLGMD, encoded by the coding sequence ATGAGCGAGTCCAACCAGTGGATCGAGCTGACGCGCGACTGTGAGGCGGTGATGATCCCCGCCGGCCACACGGTCCTGCTTCCCCAGGGCACGAAGGCCGTGATCACCCAGTCGCTCGGCGGATCCTTCACCGTGCACGTCCCCGAGTACGGCGGACTGCTGCGGATCTCGAGCCGCGACGCCGACGCGGTCGGCATGGAGCCGGCGCCCGAGCCCGAGGTGCCCGCGGCGAGCGGCGAGAAGCTGACCCCCGAGGAGCTCGAGCCGCTCGTCTGGCAGCAGCTCAAGACCTGCTACGACCCCGAGATCCCGGTCAACATCGTCGACCTGGGCCTGGTCTACGACATGCAGATCAAGCCGCTCGACGACGGCCGCAACCGGGTCGACGTCAAGATGACGCTGACCGCGCAGGGCTGCGGCATGGGCGCGTCGATCGCCGCCGACGCGCGCTACAAGATCCTCGGGCTGCCGGGCGTCGCCGAGGCCGAGGTCGAGATCGTGTGGACCCCGGTATGGAACCCGAACATGATCTCGCCCGAGGGGCGCGCCAAGCTCGGGATGGATTGA
- a CDS encoding MaoC family dehydratase N-terminal domain-containing protein, whose protein sequence is MAYEHGRITDEGIAKLRERIGKGFEGRQPWRTEVNRDTIWHLAHAIGDLNPLYTDREYAKKHSKWGRLHCPGVVLRCYDTLSAPGSAGLPEGLPGVHSIWSGSHYEWYRPVLEGDVIRSESYLKDVVEKTSKFTDGRTVYQTYEAVYYDQTGACIGKRSDTYMRADRNKTREKSVYKEQEKLAHWTPEDIERFQEEYRNETRTVERYWEDVNVGDDIGKVIKGPLTPTAEIAFESFFGIYLVGNIVASRLLDKHPMLMVPNEQGVPEPPQRVHWDNKFTQDTLGLPGAYDLGLERLSWMCHVVTNWMGDKGHLAFIDARYKRFNYLGDVTWARGKVVEKFERDGRKMVKLDVYTINHREQITATAVAEVELPSRAA, encoded by the coding sequence ATGGCGTACGAGCACGGCAGGATCACGGACGAGGGCATCGCGAAGCTGCGCGAGCGCATCGGCAAGGGCTTCGAGGGGCGCCAGCCGTGGCGCACCGAGGTCAACCGCGACACCATCTGGCACCTCGCGCACGCGATCGGCGACCTGAACCCGCTCTACACCGACCGCGAGTACGCCAAGAAGCACAGTAAGTGGGGCCGGCTGCACTGCCCGGGCGTCGTGCTGCGCTGCTACGACACGCTGAGCGCGCCGGGCTCGGCCGGATTGCCGGAAGGTCTCCCCGGGGTGCACTCGATCTGGTCGGGCTCGCACTACGAGTGGTACCGCCCGGTGCTCGAGGGCGACGTCATCCGCTCCGAGAGCTACCTCAAGGACGTCGTCGAGAAGACCAGCAAGTTCACCGACGGCCGCACGGTCTACCAGACGTACGAAGCGGTCTATTACGACCAGACCGGCGCCTGCATCGGCAAGCGCAGCGACACCTACATGCGCGCCGACCGCAACAAGACGCGCGAGAAGAGCGTGTACAAGGAGCAGGAGAAGCTCGCGCACTGGACGCCCGAGGACATCGAGCGCTTCCAGGAGGAGTACCGCAACGAGACGCGCACGGTGGAGCGCTACTGGGAGGACGTCAACGTCGGCGACGACATCGGCAAGGTGATCAAGGGTCCGCTCACGCCGACCGCGGAGATCGCCTTCGAGTCCTTCTTCGGCATCTATCTCGTCGGCAACATCGTCGCGTCCCGCCTGCTCGACAAGCACCCGATGCTCATGGTGCCGAACGAGCAGGGCGTCCCGGAGCCGCCGCAGCGCGTGCACTGGGACAACAAGTTCACCCAGGACACGCTCGGCCTGCCCGGCGCCTACGACCTCGGCCTCGAGCGCCTGTCGTGGATGTGCCACGTGGTCACCAACTGGATGGGCGACAAGGGGCACCTGGCCTTCATCGACGCGCGCTACAAGCGCTTCAACTACCTGGGCGACGTGACCTGGGCGCGCGGCAAGGTCGTCGAAAAATTCGAGCGCGACGGCCGCAAGATGGTGAAGCTCGACGTCTACACCATCAACCACCGCGAGCAGATCACCGCGACGGCGGTCGCCGAGGTCGAGCTGCCGAGCCGCGCTGCGTAG
- a CDS encoding transcriptional repressor — MTRKSRAQAASRVAEIRAAIRAAGMRSTAPRIAVVERLQRATAPMSHAEITEELLPLGFDRATIYRNLVDLAEAGLVSRVEVGDHVWRYEMRSADRGTEREHPHFVCNDCGTVACLPEVSVNIRPAPGSRRSPVAEVSQVLLKGRCESC, encoded by the coding sequence ATGACGCGCAAGAGCCGGGCTCAGGCGGCGAGCCGGGTCGCGGAGATCCGCGCCGCGATCCGTGCGGCCGGGATGCGCAGCACCGCGCCGCGCATCGCGGTGGTCGAGCGCCTGCAGCGCGCCACCGCCCCGATGAGCCACGCCGAGATCACCGAGGAGCTGCTGCCGCTCGGCTTCGACCGCGCCACGATCTACCGCAACCTGGTCGACCTCGCCGAGGCCGGGCTCGTGTCCCGCGTCGAGGTCGGCGACCACGTCTGGCGCTACGAGATGCGCAGCGCCGACCGCGGCACCGAGCGCGAGCACCCGCACTTCGTGTGCAACGACTGCGGCACCGTCGCCTGCCTGCCCGAGGTCAGCGTGAACATCCGCCCAGCGCCGGGCTCGCGCCGCTCGCCGGTCGCGGAGGTGTCGCAGGTCCTGCTCAAGGGCCGCTGCGAGAGCTGCTAG
- a CDS encoding iron chelate uptake ABC transporter family permease subunit translates to MIASFLDSWALFRDAYLAGWLISLLLPLLGVMVVAREQIFLGAAMSQASLLGIACGLRLATLPALAVVPWLESDAFLSAAAGIFAVLAALLTTRGAHERGESREAATGLVFLFSASLSVLLLSHSPHGTEEIHRLVASTIIGATAGDVAVLALLLALTAAGVALRHRELALLAMDPQMASAVGLGVRRWGVLLAIWLGVVVGLSNRVAGSIFTFGCLVLPALAARSLCREVRTMFVVAPLLGLAGSLVSFVVAHDLDYPPGQTTAFVLSLTLVAAWLLRRSERALANGRREGEPLAGR, encoded by the coding sequence GTGATCGCGTCCTTCCTCGACTCCTGGGCGCTGTTCCGCGACGCCTACCTCGCCGGCTGGCTGATTTCGCTGCTGCTGCCGCTGCTCGGCGTGATGGTCGTGGCGCGCGAGCAGATCTTCCTCGGCGCCGCGATGTCGCAGGCGTCGCTGCTCGGGATCGCGTGCGGGCTGCGGCTGGCCACGCTCCCTGCTCTCGCGGTCGTTCCGTGGCTCGAGAGCGACGCCTTCCTCTCCGCCGCGGCGGGGATCTTCGCCGTGCTCGCGGCGCTGCTCACGACGCGCGGCGCGCACGAGCGCGGCGAGAGCCGCGAGGCCGCGACCGGGCTCGTCTTTCTCTTCAGCGCGAGCCTGTCGGTGCTGCTGCTGTCGCACAGCCCGCACGGCACGGAGGAGATCCACCGGCTCGTCGCGAGCACGATCATCGGCGCGACCGCGGGCGACGTCGCGGTGCTCGCCTTGCTGCTGGCGCTCACCGCAGCGGGCGTGGCGCTGCGTCACCGCGAGCTCGCGCTGCTCGCGATGGATCCGCAGATGGCGTCCGCCGTCGGGCTCGGCGTCCGGCGCTGGGGCGTGCTGCTCGCGATCTGGCTCGGCGTCGTCGTCGGGCTCTCGAACCGCGTCGCGGGCAGCATCTTCACCTTCGGCTGCCTGGTGCTGCCGGCGCTCGCGGCGCGCAGCCTGTGCCGCGAGGTGCGCACGATGTTCGTCGTCGCGCCCCTGCTCGGCCTCGCCGGCAGCCTCGTGAGCTTCGTCGTGGCGCACGACCTCGACTACCCGCCGGGCCAGACGACGGCGTTCGTGCTGAGCCTGACGCTGGTCGCCGCCTGGCTGCTGCGGCGCTCAGAGCGCGCGCTCGCGAACGGTCGCCGCGAAGGCGAGCCGCTCGCGGGTCGCTAG
- a CDS encoding ATP-binding cassette domain-containing protein has translation MTSRPEVLLEARALTLGYGARVVLRDVDLTVRRGEFWFLVGRNGSGKSTFLHAVLGMLEPQGGTLRLAASLGGRARVGFVPQHAETNPSLPTTVREFVSLGLVGLDVPRAERGARLRRALERVGLAELERASFRALSGGQRQRALVARALIREPELLVLDEPMNHLDADAEAALLRDLVELNRQHGLTLLLVTHDAAMAERHASHVATFADGTVRVEERTARERAKGPALEVRS, from the coding sequence ATGACGTCGCGCCCCGAGGTGCTGCTCGAGGCCCGCGCGCTGACGCTCGGCTACGGCGCGCGCGTCGTGCTGCGCGACGTCGACTTGACGGTGCGCCGCGGCGAGTTCTGGTTCCTCGTCGGGCGCAACGGCAGCGGCAAGAGCACCTTCCTGCACGCGGTGCTCGGCATGCTCGAGCCGCAGGGCGGGACGCTCCGCCTCGCCGCGTCGCTCGGCGGTCGTGCGCGCGTCGGCTTCGTGCCGCAGCACGCCGAGACGAACCCGTCGCTGCCGACGACGGTGCGCGAGTTCGTGTCGCTCGGTCTCGTCGGGCTCGACGTGCCGCGTGCGGAGCGCGGCGCGCGGCTGCGGCGCGCGCTCGAGCGCGTCGGGCTCGCCGAGCTCGAGCGGGCGTCGTTCCGCGCGCTTTCGGGCGGGCAACGTCAGCGCGCGCTCGTCGCCCGCGCGCTGATCCGCGAGCCCGAGCTGCTGGTGCTCGACGAGCCGATGAACCACCTCGACGCCGACGCCGAGGCGGCGCTGCTGCGCGACCTCGTCGAGCTCAACCGCCAACACGGCCTCACGCTGCTGCTGGTCACGCACGACGCCGCGATGGCCGAGCGCCACGCGTCGCACGTCGCGACCTTCGCCGACGGCACGGTGCGCGTCGAGGAGCGCACCGCGCGCGAGCGGGCGAAGGGTCCCGCGCTCGAGGTGCGGTCGTGA